Proteins encoded within one genomic window of Lynx canadensis isolate LIC74 chromosome B2, mLynCan4.pri.v2, whole genome shotgun sequence:
- the HEY2 gene encoding hairy/enhancer-of-split related with YRPW motif protein 2, whose amino-acid sequence MKRPCEETTSESDMDETIDVGSENNYSGQSTSSVIRSNSPTTTSQIMARKKRRGIIEKRRRDRINNSLSELRRLVPTAFEKQGSAKLEKAEILQMTVDHLKMLQATGGKGYFDAHALAMDFMSIGFRECLTEVARYLSSVEGLDSSDPLRVRLVSHLSTCASQREAAAMTSSLAHHHHPLHPHHWAAAFHHLPAALLQPNGLHASESTPCRLSTASEVPPAHGSALLTATFAHADSALRMPSTGSVAPCVPPLSTSLLSLSATVHAAAAAATAAAHSFPLSFAGAFPMLPPNAAAAVAAATAISPPLTVSATSSPQQTSGGTNSKPYRPWGTEVGAF is encoded by the exons ATGAAGCGCCCTTGCGAGGAGACGACCTCCGAGAGCGACATGGACGAGACCATCGACGTGGGGAGCGAGAACAATTACTCGGG GCAAAGTACTAGCTCTGTGATTAGATCGAATTCCCCAACAACAACATCTCAGATTatggcaagaaagaaaaggagaggg ATAATAGAGAAAAGGCGTCGAGATCGGATAAATAACAGTTTATCGGAGTTGAGACGACTGGTGCCAACTGCTTTTGAGAAACAA GGATCTGCAAAGTTAGAGAAAGCCGAAATACTGCAAATGACAGTAGATCATTTAAAGATGCTTCAGGCAACTGGGGGTAAAG GCTACTTTGACGCACATGCTCTTGCCATGGACTTCATGAGCATTGGATTCCGGGAGTGCTTAACGGAGGTGGCCAGGTATCTGAGCTCCGTGGAGGGCCTGGACTCCTCGGATCCCCTGCGGGTACGACTGGTCTCTCATCTCAGCACGTGCGCCTCGCAGCGGGAGGCGGCGGCCATGACGTCCTCACTGGCCCACCACCATCACCCCCTGCACCCGCACCACTGGGCGGCGGCCTTCCACCATCTCCCCGCTGCCCTGCTCCAACCCAACGGACTCCACGCCTCCGAGTCAACGCCTTGTCGCCTTTCCACGGCTTCAGAAGTGCCTCCTGCCCACGGCTCCGCCCTGCTCACGGCCACGTTTGCCCACGCTGATTCTGCCCTTCGGATGCCGTCAACGGGCAGCGTTGCCCCCTGCGTGCcacctctgtccacctctctcttgtccctctcGGCCACTGTCCACGCGGCCGCTGCAGCAGCCACCGCAGCCGCGCACAGCTTCCCTCTGTCCTTCGCGGGGGCCTTCCCCATGCTCCCCCCGAACGCAGCTGCAGCAGTGGCAGCCGCCACCGCCATCAGCCCGCCCCTAACGGTGTCAGCCACCTCCAGCCCTCAGCAGACCAGCGGCGGAACAAACAGTAAACCTTACCGACCCTGGGGGACAGAAGTGGGAGCTTTTTAA